One region of Miscanthus floridulus cultivar M001 chromosome 19, ASM1932011v1, whole genome shotgun sequence genomic DNA includes:
- the LOC136528318 gene encoding U-box domain-containing protein 39-like yields MATGTGRPWWAPPPPSAAAPFAPRFPSPPSSFTADPPAEFLCPISGTLMADPVVAPPGQTFERACIQACAALAFSPPAVAADLSGSHSSSSSPLVLVPNVALRTAILNWCDRLALPHPAPLSPDTAHDIVRRLMPPPQRQEQQRSSLAQPQRPQTQVASSVRVRRPSVVVDGSAQAQEPSTSQRGDALEEEIMAALGTDGGATPAEQASAMALLRQATRENQEVRRQLCTPRLLAALRPMLLSPDADVQVNAAAAVVNLSLEPENKVRIVRSGAVSPLVDVLRGGHPEARDHAAGAMYSLAVEDENRAAIGVLGAIPPLLELFAGTAGAAGHRARREAGMALYHVSLSGMNPSKIARAPGAVRTLLAAVEARDRANEGDAAALRRLAVMVLANLAGCPDGRAALMDGGAVAAVVRLMRNGSAAPGSAEQEYCISTLYGMSRGSMRFRGLARAAGVEAALQPVAEGDGGVGRDLARRTLRAMRGEDDEAPVTATGLLGRQWDDGSVVSEGLVSIRRPPHRSNYAGPSGSNTTQF; encoded by the coding sequence ATGGCCACGGGCACCGGCCGACCGTGGtgggcgccgccaccgccgtccgcGGCGGCTCCCTTCGCCCCGCGGTTCCCCTCCCCGCCGTCGTCGTTCACGGCCGACCCGCCGGCGGAGTTCCTCTGCCCGATCTCCGGCACGCTGATGGCGGACCCAGTCGTCGCGCCGCCGGGCCAGACCTTCGAGCGCGCCTGCATCCAGGCCTGCGCCGCACTCGCCTTCTCCCCgcccgccgtcgccgccgaccTCTCCGGGtcccactcctcctcctcctccccgctcGTGCTCGTCCCCAACGTCGCACTCCGCACCGCTATCCTCAACTGGTGCGACCGCCTCGCGCTGCCGCACCCGGCGCCGCTGTCGCCGGACACCGCCCATGACATCGTGCGCCGCCtcatgccgccgccgcagcggcagGAGCAGCAGCGGAGCTCGCTGGCGCAGCCGCAGCGCCCGCAGACGCAGGTCGCCTCGTCGGTTCGGGTGAGGAGACCCAGCGTCGTCGTCGACGGTTCCGCGCAGGCGCAGGAGCCGAGCACCAGCCAGAGGGGTGACGCTCTGGAGGAGGAGATCATGGCCGCGCTCGGGACGGACGGCGGCGCCACCCCCGCGGAGCAGGCGTCGGCGATGGCCTTGCTGCGGCAGGCGACGCGGGAGAACCAGGAGGTAAGGCGGCAGCTCTGCACGCCACGCCTCCTCGCCGCGCTGCGCCCCATGCTGCTGTCGCCCGACGCCGACGTCCAGGtcaacgcggcggcggcggtggtcaaCCTGTCGCTGGAGCCCGAGAACAAGGTGCGGATCGTGCGGTCCGGGGCGGTGTCCCCGCTCGTGGACGTGCTCCGCGGCGGCCACCCGGAGGCGCGCGACCACGCCGCGGGCGCCATGTACAGCCTCGCCGTGGAGGACGAGAACCGCGCCGCCATTGGCGTGCTCGGCGCCATCCCACCGCTGTTGGAGCTGTTCGCGGGCACCGCCGGCGCCGCGGGGCACCGCGCGCGGCGCGAGGCCGGGATGGCGCTGTACCACGTTTCCCTCTCCGGAATGAACCCGTCCAAGATCGCGCGCGCGCCGGGCGCGGTGCGGACGCTGCTGGCCGCCGTGGAGGCGCGGGACCGCGCGAATGAGGGCGATGCCGCCGCGCTCCGGAGGCTCGCCGTCATGGTCCTGGCCAACCTCGCGGGCTGCCCCGACGGGCGCGCCGCGCTGATGGACGGCGGCGCCGTGGCCGCGGTCGTCAGGTTGATGCGCAACGGCTCCGCGGCTCCCGGGAGCGCGGAGCAGGAGTACTGCATATCCACGCTGTACGGGATGAGCCGTGGCAGCATGAGGTTCCGCGGGCTCGCGCGCGCCGCGGGGGTCGAGGCCGCGCTGCAGCCGGTGGCCGAGGGCGACGGCGGCGTGGGGCGAGACCTGGCGCGGCGCACGCTGCGGGCTATGCGCGGCGAGGACGACGAGGCACCTGTCACGGCGACCGGACTACTCGGACGGCAGTGGGACGACGGCAGCGTCGTGTCGGAGGGGCTTGTCTCCATCCGGCGGCCGCCGCACCGGAGCAATTACGCCGGGCCGTCCGGGTCAAACACAACCCAGTTCTGA
- the LOC136525331 gene encoding uncharacterized protein isoform X1 gives MAVLLRSVATKMRGMTVSPRARQPFSSSSSAPSGSTPPPINDKNLSQNKNAPGELHSVYLFLGESELNALRRERSILIKAAEDCRREHIQAKGVLSNSCEAQSILGHGKESDGQKTS, from the exons ATGGCCGTACTGCTTCGATCTGTGGCGACGAAGATGAGGGGGATGACCGTCTCCCCCCGCGCACGACAGCCTTTTAGCTCTTCTTCCTCTGCCCCTAGCGGCTCAACGCCGCCGCCAATCAACGACAAG AATCTCAGTCAGAACAAGAATGCTCCTGGTGAATTGCACAG CGTTTATCTATTTTTGGGTGAATCCGAATTGAATGCTCTTCGTAGAGAGAGGTCAATCCTGATCAAAGCTGCGGAGGACTGTCGAAGAGAACATATTCAAgccaaaggtgtgttgtccaattCTTGTGAAGCCCAAAGCATATTAG GACATGGTAAGGAGAGTGATGGACAAAAAACTTCTTAG
- the LOC136525331 gene encoding uncharacterized protein isoform X2, with product MAVLLRSVATKMRGMTVSPRARQPFSSSSSAPSGSTPPPINDKNLSQNKNAPGELHSVYLFLGESELNALRRERSILIKAAEDCRREHIQAKGHGKESDGQKTS from the exons ATGGCCGTACTGCTTCGATCTGTGGCGACGAAGATGAGGGGGATGACCGTCTCCCCCCGCGCACGACAGCCTTTTAGCTCTTCTTCCTCTGCCCCTAGCGGCTCAACGCCGCCGCCAATCAACGACAAG AATCTCAGTCAGAACAAGAATGCTCCTGGTGAATTGCACAG CGTTTATCTATTTTTGGGTGAATCCGAATTGAATGCTCTTCGTAGAGAGAGGTCAATCCTGATCAAAGCTGCGGAGGACTGTCGAAGAGAACATATTCAAgccaaag GACATGGTAAGGAGAGTGATGGACAAAAAACTTCTTAG
- the LOC136528099 gene encoding uncharacterized protein, translating to MLSPAHLAFAAAFLIVVRSSAPAAAARPIFAGKPSPSEATATARWLAAQNTWGVLSTISSDLSGAPFGNVVSYSDGVPGEGSGIPYFYLTTLDPTARDALEDERTSFTLSEFPLGTCGKKDPESPTCAKLTLNGKLKMVDLQSSEADLAKLALFTKHPEMKDWPKNHHFKIFKLEIENIFLIDWFGGPKPISPSQYLEFGRNQGSVMSS from the exons ATGCTTTCCCCTGCTCACCTcgccttcgccgccgccttcCTCATCGTCGTCCGGTCATCGGCGCCTGCCGCTGCTGCCCGACCGATCTTCGCTGGCAAGCCCTCCCCCTCCGAGGCCACCGCCACCGCGAGGTGGCTCGCCGCCCAGAACACGTGGGGTGTCCTCAG CACAATATCAAGTGACTTAAGTGGAGCTCCATTTGG CAATGTAGTTTCATATAGTGATGGAGTTCCCGGCGAGGGCAGTGGAATCCCCTACTTTTATCTGACAACTCTGGATCCTACTGCAAGAGATGCACTGGAGGATGAAAGGACCTCCTTTACCCTTAGtgagttccctctggggacaTGTGGGAAAAAAGATCCTGAAAGCCCCACTTGTGCAAAACTTACTCTTAATGGAAAG TTGAAGATGGTTGATCTTCAGTCATCTGAAGCAGATTTGGCCAAGTTAGCACTTTTCACCAAACATCCTGAAATGAAGG ATTGGCCAAAGAATCATCATTTCAAAATCTTCAAATTGGAAATCGAAAACATATTCTTGATTGATTGGTTTGGGGGTCCTAAACCGATATCCCCCTCCCAATACCTTGAATTCGGAAG GAATCAGGGCTCAGTGATGTCCTCATAA